In one window of Microbacterium natoriense DNA:
- a CDS encoding glycoside hydrolase: MKSKKSIAALGICAIGAGLLAAGAPAASAAAIPVTITPNPGYASDPFEGWGTSLVWFANATGGYPDDVRQDLLDKVFGEDGLNLNIARYNIGGGNATDVPDYLRPGGAVDGWWNPDLASSTYADRAAYRAAWDGDDPASYDFDADATQRWWIDALKGKITHWEAFSNSPPYFLTQSGYVSGGIGNGSTEQLSAADMDAFADYLVTVVEHIEQEHGIQFDSLDPFNEPNTNYWSTTLGGDGWPTSASRQEGAHVGPAAQDQMIQALAARLAEPGTTTDVPISAMDETNPSIFATNWNAWSDSSKAEVDQLNVHTYGTSGRLVVRDIAKSADKPLWMSEVEGDWDGTGHNLTNIENGLGMAGRIVDDLRELEPSAWVFWQPVEDAYNMEKVEDLNWGSVLVDFDCNAEGDSERRIADGDADPSCQVKTNAKYNTVRNFTHYIHPGDALIPSGNAQTTAAVSAAGDGATLVHVNTEASARELTIDLSRFGTISPGATVTPIVTTQSTEADPTSNALVEGAPVPVNAATRSATLTVPGKSVVTLVVSGVSGVSDEATALRDGHSYQLFGAQSGKALAASGSAAVIRTSATTTDAATAQTWTVRTLAGEGTDRHRFALQSGDGRFLAESGGAVTMATATLEQAASDPALQWISSTTDGTRFSILSVSNERVLDVNGQSSADGAGVGLWTSNDGANQLWTLADTGLVSVEQVAVGTATGTAPALPANATLVYRGGVERTAPVTWNTAGVDWKVAGTQTIAGSGTDLFGVAFEAIAVVEVGSVSLTDPVSLTTYAGAPASTVKAAAPAAVPAIVGATDQRVDVPVVWDWSGVSDASFADTGVVTVAGTAKAPGGVDLVAKLSVVVTAPSAANIAPQSTASATFTESSSYGVDRTKNGLTADKGWSNWRSGTKNTQDTLTYTLAHGSTMQSAKLFFYKDGSSNSWPQSLSVEHRIGSGAWTSLGTVDVPVPADGTAPIVEVPMNGVQADAVRVVMTARAATHMIVSEVELYAAAPSPSTVDALAAITLDGVPLAGFSSDVTAYEVPWQGAEYPTVRAVGVDRDATVEVAQADAAGQARIVVTAPSGAVRTYTLAFTAAAVPDLDAAVSTSVRCVAGRAQLVLTVTNTGDVATDITVTTPYGSKTLSDVQPDARSSIAQATRLTAFPAGAAQVELGADAGGTRITENLQFAYLAGACR; encoded by the coding sequence ATGAAGTCGAAGAAGTCCATCGCAGCGCTCGGCATCTGCGCCATCGGCGCCGGCCTGCTGGCGGCCGGAGCGCCCGCGGCATCCGCCGCCGCGATCCCGGTCACGATCACCCCCAACCCCGGATACGCATCCGACCCCTTCGAAGGGTGGGGCACGAGCCTGGTCTGGTTCGCCAACGCGACCGGCGGCTATCCCGACGATGTGCGTCAGGATCTGCTCGACAAGGTCTTCGGAGAAGACGGGCTGAATCTCAACATCGCGCGCTACAACATCGGCGGCGGCAACGCCACCGACGTTCCCGACTACCTGCGCCCAGGCGGCGCGGTGGACGGATGGTGGAACCCCGATCTCGCGAGCTCCACCTACGCCGACCGTGCGGCATACCGCGCGGCCTGGGACGGAGACGACCCGGCGAGCTACGACTTCGACGCCGACGCGACCCAGCGCTGGTGGATCGATGCGCTGAAGGGCAAGATCACGCACTGGGAGGCGTTCAGCAACTCCCCGCCGTACTTCCTCACCCAGAGCGGCTACGTCTCGGGCGGCATCGGCAACGGCAGCACCGAGCAGCTGTCCGCCGCCGACATGGACGCCTTCGCCGACTACCTCGTCACGGTCGTCGAGCACATCGAGCAAGAGCACGGCATCCAGTTCGACAGCCTCGATCCGTTCAACGAGCCGAACACGAACTACTGGTCGACGACCCTCGGCGGCGACGGCTGGCCGACCTCGGCCAGCCGTCAGGAGGGCGCGCACGTCGGCCCGGCGGCACAGGATCAGATGATCCAGGCGCTGGCCGCTCGCCTCGCCGAACCCGGCACCACGACCGACGTGCCGATCTCCGCGATGGACGAGACCAACCCGTCGATCTTCGCCACGAACTGGAACGCCTGGAGCGATTCGTCGAAGGCCGAGGTCGACCAGCTGAACGTGCACACCTACGGCACCTCAGGACGCCTCGTCGTGCGCGACATCGCCAAGAGCGCTGACAAGCCGCTCTGGATGAGCGAAGTCGAAGGCGACTGGGACGGCACAGGGCACAACCTCACGAACATCGAGAACGGTCTGGGCATGGCGGGCCGCATCGTCGACGACCTGCGCGAGCTCGAGCCGAGCGCCTGGGTGTTCTGGCAGCCCGTCGAAGACGCCTACAACATGGAGAAGGTCGAGGACCTGAACTGGGGATCGGTCCTGGTGGACTTCGACTGCAACGCCGAGGGCGACTCCGAGCGGCGCATCGCCGACGGCGATGCCGACCCGAGCTGCCAGGTCAAGACGAACGCGAAGTACAACACTGTGCGCAACTTCACGCACTACATCCACCCGGGCGATGCGCTGATCCCCTCGGGCAACGCCCAGACCACTGCTGCCGTGTCGGCCGCCGGCGACGGCGCGACCCTCGTGCACGTCAACACCGAGGCCTCGGCTCGCGAGTTGACGATCGATCTGTCGCGCTTCGGCACCATCTCCCCGGGGGCGACGGTCACCCCGATCGTCACCACGCAGTCCACCGAGGCCGACCCGACCTCCAACGCTCTGGTCGAGGGCGCTCCGGTGCCGGTGAACGCGGCGACCCGGTCGGCCACCCTCACGGTGCCTGGCAAGTCGGTCGTCACGCTCGTGGTCTCCGGCGTCTCCGGTGTGTCGGATGAGGCGACCGCGCTGCGCGACGGGCACAGCTACCAGCTGTTCGGCGCGCAGAGCGGCAAGGCGCTCGCCGCGTCGGGTTCGGCCGCCGTCATCCGCACCTCGGCGACGACGACGGATGCCGCTACCGCCCAGACCTGGACCGTGCGCACCCTCGCGGGCGAAGGCACGGATCGTCACCGCTTCGCGCTGCAGTCGGGAGACGGACGCTTCCTCGCCGAGTCCGGGGGTGCAGTCACGATGGCGACTGCGACGCTCGAGCAGGCGGCGAGCGATCCGGCCCTGCAGTGGATCTCGTCGACCACCGACGGCACGAGGTTCTCGATCCTCAGCGTCTCGAACGAGCGCGTGCTCGACGTGAACGGGCAGAGCTCGGCCGATGGAGCAGGGGTGGGCTTGTGGACGTCGAACGACGGTGCGAACCAGCTGTGGACGCTCGCCGACACGGGCCTGGTGTCGGTCGAGCAGGTCGCCGTCGGCACCGCCACAGGCACGGCCCCTGCCCTGCCGGCGAACGCCACGCTCGTGTATCGCGGAGGCGTGGAGCGCACGGCGCCCGTCACCTGGAACACCGCGGGAGTCGACTGGAAGGTCGCCGGGACCCAGACGATCGCAGGCTCCGGCACCGACCTGTTCGGCGTCGCCTTCGAGGCGATCGCCGTCGTCGAGGTCGGGTCCGTGTCGCTCACGGATCCGGTGTCGCTCACCACGTACGCCGGGGCTCCGGCATCGACGGTGAAGGCCGCGGCGCCCGCCGCGGTTCCGGCGATCGTCGGCGCGACCGACCAGCGGGTCGACGTGCCGGTCGTGTGGGACTGGTCGGGCGTCTCCGACGCCTCGTTCGCGGACACCGGGGTCGTCACGGTCGCCGGAACCGCGAAGGCCCCTGGTGGCGTGGACCTCGTCGCGAAGCTGTCGGTCGTCGTGACCGCGCCGTCGGCGGCGAACATCGCGCCGCAGAGCACGGCGTCCGCCACCTTCACCGAGAGCTCGAGCTACGGCGTCGATCGCACCAAGAACGGTCTCACCGCCGACAAGGGCTGGTCGAACTGGAGGTCCGGCACGAAGAACACCCAGGACACGCTGACCTACACGCTCGCGCACGGATCGACCATGCAGAGCGCGAAGCTCTTCTTCTACAAGGACGGCTCGTCGAACAGCTGGCCGCAATCGCTGTCGGTCGAGCACCGCATCGGATCGGGGGCGTGGACCTCGCTCGGCACGGTGGACGTGCCGGTGCCGGCGGACGGCACTGCGCCGATCGTCGAGGTGCCGATGAACGGCGTGCAGGCGGATGCCGTGCGCGTGGTCATGACCGCTCGCGCCGCGACGCACATGATCGTGTCGGAGGTCGAGCTGTACGCCGCCGCGCCCAGCCCCTCGACCGTCGACGCCCTCGCCGCGATCACCCTCGACGGCGTGCCGCTGGCCGGGTTCTCCTCCGACGTCACCGCGTACGAGGTGCCGTGGCAGGGTGCGGAGTATCCGACGGTGCGTGCCGTCGGTGTCGACCGCGACGCGACCGTCGAGGTCGCACAGGCGGATGCCGCCGGCCAGGCGCGCATCGTGGTCACCGCACCGTCGGGCGCCGTGCGCACCTACACGCTCGCCTTCACGGCCGCGGCTGTGCCCGATCTCGATGCTGCGGTGTCGACCTCGGTGCGCTGCGTCGCCGGCAGGGCGCAGCTGGTGCTGACCGTGACGAACACGGGAGATGTCGCGACAGACATCACGGTGACCACGCCCTACGGCAGCAAGACGCTGTCGGATGTGCAGCCGGACGCCCGCTCCTCGATCGCCCAGGCCACCAGGCTCACGGCCTTCCCCGCCGGTGCCGCGCAGGTGGAGCTGGGAGCGGATGCCGGCGGCACCCGCATCACGGAGAACCTGCAGTTCGCGTACCTCGCGGGGGCGTGCCGGTGA
- a CDS encoding LacI family DNA-binding transcriptional regulator — protein sequence MASLGSDKPGIRHVADLAGVSHMTVSRVLNDHPNIKPDTRRRVLEAIEELDYRPNMVARALATQRTRRIGVIIESAVSFGPTSILRAVEMAARTSGYSVTAVALHEGDTLSPQDAVDNLTAQGVDALCVIAPRSSSVAALRRISLNVPMLVVKADADPTFLTVSIDQQAGTGLVVDHLVALGHRDILHIAGPLDWLDARARERAFHARAKSWGIRERPIVVGDWTADFAYDFAKGLNRLPDYTAVFVANDDMAIGLIHGLHDKGFEVPKDLSVVGFDDVPLARHFLPPLTTVRQDFTALGGAVVEMLRAALEERELPQLTRIPTELVARGSSAAPREVR from the coding sequence ATGGCCAGCCTCGGTTCGGACAAACCCGGCATCCGCCACGTGGCGGACCTCGCCGGCGTCTCGCACATGACCGTCTCTCGGGTGCTGAACGATCACCCCAACATCAAACCCGACACGCGTCGGCGGGTGCTCGAGGCCATCGAGGAGCTCGACTACCGGCCGAACATGGTCGCCAGGGCGCTCGCGACCCAGCGCACCCGGCGCATCGGCGTGATCATCGAGAGCGCGGTGTCGTTCGGGCCGACCAGCATCCTCCGTGCGGTCGAGATGGCCGCGCGCACCTCGGGCTATTCGGTCACGGCGGTGGCCCTGCACGAAGGTGACACGCTCTCGCCGCAGGATGCGGTCGACAACCTCACGGCACAGGGCGTCGACGCGCTGTGCGTGATCGCCCCGCGCTCGTCGTCCGTGGCGGCGCTGCGCCGCATCTCGCTGAACGTGCCGATGCTCGTCGTTAAGGCCGACGCCGACCCCACCTTCCTCACCGTCTCGATCGATCAGCAGGCCGGGACGGGGCTCGTCGTCGATCACCTGGTGGCGCTGGGCCATCGTGACATCCTCCACATCGCGGGTCCTCTCGACTGGCTCGACGCCCGCGCGCGCGAGCGCGCCTTCCACGCCAGGGCCAAGTCGTGGGGCATCCGCGAGCGGCCCATCGTCGTGGGCGACTGGACCGCCGACTTCGCCTACGACTTCGCGAAGGGGCTGAATCGGCTGCCCGACTACACGGCCGTGTTCGTCGCGAACGACGACATGGCGATCGGCCTCATCCACGGCCTCCACGACAAGGGCTTCGAGGTTCCGAAGGATCTCAGCGTGGTCGGATTCGACGACGTGCCGCTCGCCCGCCACTTCCTTCCGCCGCTGACCACCGTCCGGCAGGACTTCACAGCCCTCGGCGGCGCGGTCGTCGAGATGCTGCGCGCCGCGCTCGAAGAGCGCGAGCTGCCGCAGCTGACCCGCATCCCCACCGAACTCGTCGCCCGCGGATCCAGCGCGGCGCCGCGGGAGGTGCGCTGA
- a CDS encoding immunoglobulin-like domain-containing protein yields MRGRARGRRSVAAVTGAVLVAGLAAFTPQAADAAEPSSLLALYDFSETSGTLVHDASAHGNDATVFGGDAWRAGYMQFTGANYVQMPNDLLAGRSAATVVIETSPQALTGAKFLWNIGGSSSSTSGQGQFFIQPVAPRVAITKTNWSGEQSVTSATRLVEGQWQSVAATIEKNAGGTTSTLRLFINGTQVAVKTDSTVNLTDLLTHTMNYIGKSAYAADSLYQGKVSTFRVYEEALPGATLADIAATDAAAAATETVAALDLAAANTQSLDAVETDLTLPTAGGVTWTSSQPGIVDSDGTVTQPASDTVVTLIAVSTVRGVQSTPRSFSVTVLKDPAAADKAQRDLDAISISDAGDVRSNIALPASGARYGSTLTWQSSDPAIVDVTGTAQTAPGIVSRPEGGDAKVTLTVTATIDGGTATREIPLVVRQAYDMPATTDYLFTHFTGTEGSATDEQIYFATSRDAKTFIDTRPAGSPVLSTARNAGEGEGGVRDPFLVRSPEGDRFFLIATDLSIYYRGGWGNAHATEDGSTELVIWESTDLVNWSEPRLADVASEIPNAGMAWAPEAIWDDVTGQYYVYWATRADGNTAFGDSVDVYLSTTRDFQTFSTPVKWIDREHSIIDTTVIKVGDWYYRASGDGEITIEKSKNLAATTASALPAATGTDQQWVLVGTLQSILAGSGTCAAGTNYTGACLEGPEFFQYNDDDRAGAQQLYGLLADQYATGRGYVPFRTTDIDSTSSSVWSKATDINLGAIKKRHGGIVPITAEEYQRVMFHFAGVGTDPDLRLSSAVTTRCVAGKVALAVSVTNADTRASDVVITTPFGDKTVKAVQPGKTVTQTVSTRQAAIAAASVAVDGTASDASYSGSTFYDARTCG; encoded by the coding sequence ATGCGCGGAAGAGCACGGGGCCGCAGATCGGTCGCCGCAGTCACAGGAGCAGTACTGGTTGCGGGGCTGGCGGCATTCACGCCCCAGGCCGCAGACGCAGCGGAGCCGTCGTCGCTGCTGGCGCTGTACGACTTCTCGGAGACCAGCGGCACGCTCGTGCACGACGCGAGCGCGCACGGGAACGACGCCACGGTGTTCGGCGGTGACGCGTGGAGGGCCGGGTACATGCAGTTCACCGGTGCCAACTACGTGCAGATGCCGAACGATCTGCTCGCAGGCCGCAGTGCGGCGACGGTCGTGATCGAGACCTCGCCGCAGGCCCTCACCGGCGCGAAGTTCCTGTGGAACATCGGCGGCTCGAGCAGCTCGACGAGCGGCCAGGGTCAGTTCTTCATCCAACCCGTCGCACCCCGTGTCGCGATCACCAAGACGAACTGGTCGGGAGAGCAGAGCGTCACCTCGGCGACCAGGCTCGTCGAGGGGCAGTGGCAGTCGGTCGCCGCGACCATCGAGAAGAACGCCGGCGGCACCACGTCGACGCTTCGCCTGTTCATCAACGGCACCCAGGTGGCGGTGAAGACCGACTCGACCGTGAATCTCACCGACCTGCTCACGCACACGATGAACTACATCGGCAAGAGCGCCTACGCGGCCGACAGCCTGTACCAGGGCAAGGTCTCGACGTTCCGCGTGTACGAGGAGGCGCTCCCGGGAGCGACTCTGGCGGACATCGCCGCGACCGACGCCGCAGCCGCGGCGACCGAGACGGTCGCCGCGCTCGACCTCGCCGCTGCGAACACGCAGAGCCTCGATGCGGTGGAGACCGACCTCACGCTGCCCACCGCGGGCGGAGTCACGTGGACCTCCTCGCAGCCCGGGATCGTCGACTCCGACGGCACCGTCACCCAACCGGCATCCGACACGGTCGTCACCCTCATCGCCGTGTCGACCGTGCGAGGCGTGCAGAGCACTCCGCGCAGCTTCTCCGTCACGGTGCTCAAGGACCCCGCCGCGGCCGACAAGGCGCAACGCGACCTCGACGCGATCAGCATCTCCGATGCCGGCGACGTCCGCTCGAACATCGCGCTGCCGGCATCCGGCGCCCGATACGGCTCCACCCTGACCTGGCAGAGCTCCGACCCGGCGATCGTCGACGTGACCGGCACGGCGCAGACCGCTCCCGGAATCGTCAGCCGTCCTGAGGGCGGAGACGCCAAGGTGACGCTCACGGTCACCGCGACGATCGACGGCGGAACGGCCACGCGCGAGATCCCCCTCGTCGTGCGTCAGGCCTACGACATGCCTGCGACGACCGACTACCTCTTCACGCACTTCACGGGCACCGAGGGCTCGGCGACCGACGAGCAGATCTACTTCGCCACCAGCCGCGATGCCAAGACCTTCATCGACACCCGTCCTGCGGGATCTCCCGTGCTCTCCACAGCCCGGAACGCGGGCGAGGGCGAAGGCGGCGTGCGCGACCCGTTCCTCGTGCGCTCGCCGGAGGGCGACCGGTTCTTCCTGATCGCAACAGATCTGAGCATCTACTACCGCGGAGGCTGGGGCAACGCGCACGCCACGGAAGACGGCTCGACCGAGCTCGTGATCTGGGAATCCACCGATCTCGTGAACTGGAGCGAGCCGCGGCTCGCCGACGTCGCGAGCGAGATCCCGAACGCGGGCATGGCCTGGGCGCCCGAGGCGATCTGGGACGACGTGACGGGTCAGTACTACGTGTACTGGGCCACCCGCGCCGACGGGAACACCGCGTTCGGCGACAGCGTCGACGTCTACCTGTCGACCACGCGCGACTTCCAGACCTTCTCGACCCCGGTGAAGTGGATCGACCGCGAGCACTCCATCATCGACACCACCGTGATCAAGGTGGGCGACTGGTACTACCGCGCATCGGGCGACGGCGAGATCACGATCGAGAAGTCGAAGAACCTCGCTGCGACCACCGCGTCCGCCCTGCCAGCCGCCACCGGCACCGACCAGCAGTGGGTTCTCGTCGGCACGCTGCAGTCGATCCTGGCGGGCAGCGGCACGTGCGCCGCCGGTACGAACTACACCGGAGCCTGCCTCGAAGGTCCGGAGTTCTTCCAGTACAACGACGACGACCGCGCCGGCGCGCAGCAGCTCTACGGGCTGCTCGCCGACCAGTACGCGACGGGCCGCGGCTACGTTCCCTTCCGCACGACCGACATCGACTCGACCTCGAGCTCGGTGTGGAGCAAGGCGACCGACATCAACCTCGGCGCGATCAAGAAGCGCCACGGCGGCATCGTCCCGATCACCGCGGAAGAGTACCAGCGCGTGATGTTCCACTTCGCCGGCGTCGGCACAGACCCCGACCTGAGGCTGAGCTCGGCCGTCACGACGCGCTGCGTGGCAGGCAAGGTCGCTCTCGCCGTCTCGGTCACGAACGCGGACACCCGGGCGTCCGATGTCGTCATCACGACGCCGTTCGGCGACAAGACCGTCAAGGCGGTGCAGCCGGGCAAGACGGTGACGCAGACCGTGTCGACCAGGCAGGCGGCCATCGCCGCGGCATCCGTCGCCGTCGACGGCACAGCGAGCGACGCCTCGTACTCGGGGAGCACGTTCTACGACGCCCGCACCTGCGGCTGA
- a CDS encoding sugar ABC transporter ATP-binding protein has translation MVVPIVELTGIRVEFPDVVALDDVDFRLFPGEVHALMGENGAGKSTLIGVLTGTCTPVAGSVVVAGEERRFSGVADARAAGIATVFQETQLGPTLSVAENVMLGRERRGRFGIDWRRTRADAADALARLGLDDMDPKTPMTVLSPAQKQLVALARSVVDDPRILVLDEPTSSLDQADVDVLMRVIRGLRDRGVAILFVSHFLEQAFAISDRMTVLRGGRRIAETPTRELERADLISQMLGKDLEALRALGSERKAHHYAADGEPALRATAVGRRGELDPIDIDVHRGEIVGLAGLRGSGRTELASLLSGSLRADSGEIVVDGDHVQLRSPSAALRSRIAMSAENRRADGIIGDLTARENIVLSLQALRGWTRPLSPAETAALAETYIETLHLDPADLARPAKLLSGGTQQKLLLARALAVRPHVLILDEPTRGIDIAAKLDIQRRVSQLAGDGVGVVFISAELEEVVRLSDRIVVLKDRDKIGELSNGPGVTVDSIVEMIAAELGPSDV, from the coding sequence ATGGTCGTCCCGATCGTCGAGCTCACCGGCATCCGCGTGGAATTCCCCGACGTCGTCGCACTCGACGACGTCGACTTCCGGCTCTTCCCCGGTGAGGTGCACGCCCTGATGGGCGAGAACGGCGCGGGCAAGTCGACGCTGATCGGCGTGCTCACCGGCACCTGCACCCCGGTGGCGGGCAGCGTAGTCGTCGCGGGGGAGGAGCGCCGGTTCTCCGGCGTCGCCGACGCCAGAGCGGCGGGCATCGCCACGGTGTTCCAGGAGACGCAGCTCGGCCCGACTCTCAGCGTCGCCGAGAACGTCATGCTCGGCCGCGAGCGGCGAGGGCGCTTCGGCATCGACTGGCGTCGCACGAGAGCGGATGCCGCAGACGCCCTCGCACGCCTCGGGCTCGACGACATGGACCCGAAGACGCCGATGACGGTGCTGTCACCGGCGCAGAAGCAGCTCGTCGCGCTCGCCCGCTCGGTCGTGGACGACCCTCGCATCCTCGTGCTCGACGAGCCGACCTCGAGCCTCGACCAGGCTGATGTCGACGTGCTGATGCGCGTGATCAGAGGGCTTCGCGACCGCGGGGTGGCGATCCTGTTCGTCTCGCACTTCCTCGAGCAGGCCTTCGCGATCAGCGACCGGATGACGGTGCTCCGCGGCGGCCGGAGGATCGCCGAGACCCCGACGCGCGAGCTGGAGCGGGCAGATCTGATCTCGCAGATGCTCGGCAAGGATCTCGAGGCGCTGCGGGCTCTGGGATCCGAACGCAAGGCGCATCACTACGCGGCCGACGGCGAGCCGGCGCTGCGCGCCACGGCGGTCGGACGCAGGGGAGAGCTCGACCCGATCGACATCGACGTGCACCGCGGCGAGATCGTCGGACTCGCGGGTCTGCGCGGGTCGGGGCGCACCGAGCTGGCCTCGCTCCTGAGCGGGTCGCTGCGCGCCGACAGCGGAGAGATCGTCGTGGATGGGGACCACGTGCAGCTGCGGAGTCCGTCAGCCGCTCTGCGCAGCCGGATCGCCATGTCGGCGGAGAACCGTCGCGCAGACGGGATCATCGGCGACCTCACGGCCCGCGAGAACATCGTGCTGTCGCTGCAGGCGCTGCGTGGCTGGACCAGACCGCTGTCGCCCGCCGAGACCGCCGCGCTGGCCGAGACCTACATCGAGACGCTGCATCTCGATCCTGCCGATCTCGCCCGGCCCGCGAAGCTCCTCTCCGGCGGCACGCAGCAGAAGCTGCTGCTGGCGCGCGCGCTCGCGGTCAGACCGCACGTGCTGATCCTCGACGAGCCGACGCGCGGCATCGACATCGCGGCGAAGCTCGACATCCAGCGGCGGGTGAGCCAGTTGGCGGGCGACGGCGTGGGTGTGGTGTTCATCTCCGCCGAGCTCGAGGAGGTCGTGCGCCTCAGCGACCGGATCGTGGTGCTCAAGGACCGCGACAAGATCGGGGAGCTCAGCAACGGACCGGGCGTCACGGTCGACAGCATCGTGGAGATGATCGCCGCGGAACTGGGCCCTTCCGACGTCTGA
- a CDS encoding LacI family DNA-binding transcriptional regulator, which produces MTTDSAAPVGGPRKPSIYDVADRAGVSHMTVSRVLNGHPNIRASTRDKVMKAIDEMSYTRSSIARALATNRTMRIGAIVDNPGFFGPNSVLRAIEVAARENGYAVSSFSAGEGKDRRVDAGVMELLTQGVDALCVIAPRASSLDLLRQQAIGLPTLVVKEEPDEQMHTASVDQRAGATAAVRHLIDLGHRKILHVAGPPDWFDAKARTEAWRAALEDAGLPVVPPVIGDWSSDSGYVFGQTLDLGDATAVFVANDQMALGLMHGFAERGIRVPDDVSVVGFDDAPDARHYLPPLTTVRQDFTLLGRVVIGELLAAIEGAETEARELIQPELRVRASTAAPRA; this is translated from the coding sequence ATGACCACCGACTCCGCCGCCCCCGTGGGCGGACCCCGCAAGCCCAGCATCTACGACGTCGCGGATCGCGCCGGCGTCTCGCACATGACGGTGTCGCGCGTGCTCAACGGGCATCCCAACATCCGCGCCTCCACCCGGGACAAGGTGATGAAGGCCATCGACGAGATGAGCTACACGCGCAGCTCGATCGCCCGTGCTCTCGCCACCAACCGCACCATGCGCATCGGCGCCATCGTGGACAACCCCGGATTCTTCGGTCCGAACAGCGTGCTCAGGGCGATCGAGGTCGCCGCTCGCGAGAACGGCTACGCCGTCAGCAGCTTCTCGGCGGGGGAGGGGAAGGACCGCCGCGTCGACGCGGGGGTCATGGAACTCCTCACGCAGGGGGTCGACGCGCTGTGCGTGATCGCGCCCCGCGCCTCGTCGCTCGATCTGCTCCGCCAGCAGGCGATCGGGCTGCCGACGCTCGTCGTCAAGGAAGAGCCGGACGAGCAGATGCACACGGCATCCGTCGATCAGCGGGCCGGCGCGACCGCCGCCGTACGGCACCTCATCGACCTCGGCCACCGCAAGATCCTGCACGTCGCAGGACCCCCCGACTGGTTCGACGCGAAAGCCCGCACCGAGGCCTGGCGTGCCGCCCTCGAAGATGCCGGCCTGCCCGTCGTGCCCCCCGTGATCGGCGACTGGTCGTCCGACTCCGGCTACGTGTTCGGCCAGACGCTCGACCTCGGCGACGCGACCGCCGTGTTCGTCGCGAACGACCAGATGGCTCTCGGGCTCATGCACGGGTTCGCTGAGCGCGGCATCCGCGTTCCCGATGACGTCAGCGTCGTGGGCTTCGACGATGCGCCCGACGCCCGGCATTACCTGCCTCCGCTCACGACCGTCCGCCAGGACTTCACGCTGCTGGGCAGGGTCGTGATCGGCGAGCTGCTCGCGGCGATCGAGGGCGCCGAGACCGAGGCCCGCGAGCTGATCCAGCCCGAGCTGCGGGTCCGCGCCTCGACGGCCGCCCCGCGCGCCTGA